The Pongo abelii isolate AG06213 chromosome 21, NHGRI_mPonAbe1-v2.0_pri, whole genome shotgun sequence genome has a window encoding:
- the SNX21 gene encoding sorting nexin-21 isoform X2 produces MWRPGVQSGTSSKLVLKETQEIGRGFSLCLVFQWGLSEELTALWEGSTKKGAAAPGTEAHLCLSLFLLPWAWVISDKPQLYTLAVIGPGPPDCQPAQISRRYSDFERLHRNLQRQFRGPMAAISFPRKRLRRNFTAETIARRSRAFEQFLGHLQAVPELRHAPDLQDFFVLPELRQAQSLTCTGLYREALALWANAWQLQAQLGTPSGPDRPLLTLAGLAVCHQELEDPGEARACCEKALQLLGDKSLHPLLAPFLEAHVRLSWRLGLDKRQSEARLQALQEAGLTPTPPPSLKELLIKEVLD; encoded by the exons ATGTGGAGGCCAGGTGTCCAAAGTGGAACAAGCTCCAAGCTGGTCCTAAAGGAGACCCAAGAGATTGGCCGGGGTTTCAGCTTATGTCTGGTTTTCCAGTGGGGGCTGTCAGAAGAACTAACTGCTCTATGGGAAGGGAGTACAAAAAAAGGGGCAGCAGCCCCGGGCACTGAAGctcatctctgtctttctctcttcttgctgCCTTGGGCCTGGGTCATTTCAGACAAACCTCAG CTCTACACCCTCGCCGTGATAGGCCCAGGGCCGCCAGATTGCCAGCCAGCCCAGATCTCTCGCCGTTACTCGGACTTTGAGCGGCTGCACCGAAACCTGCAGCGGCAATTCCGGGGCCCAATGGCTGCCATCTCCTTCCCCCGTAAGCGGCTGCGCCGGAATTTTACTGCAGAGACCATTGCCCGCCGTAGCCGGGCCTTTGAGCAGTTTTTGGGTCACCTGCAGGCAGTGCCTGAGCTGCGCCATGCCCCGGACCTGCAGGACTTCTTCGTGCTGCCGGAGCTGCGGCAGGCACAGAGCCTCACCTGTACTGGCCTCTATCGTGAGGCTCTGGCACTCTGGGCCAATGCCTGGCAGCTGCAAGCCCAGCTGGGCACCCCCTCTGGCCCAGACCGCCCCCTGCTGACCCTGGCTGGGCTGGCCGTGTgccaccaggagctggaagaCCCTGGGGAGGCCCGGGCATGCTGTGAGAAGGCCCTGCAGCTGCTTGGGGACAAGAGCCTCCACCCTTTGCTGGCACCCTTTCTGGAGGCCCATGTCCGGCTCTCCTGGCGCCTGGGCCTGGACAAACGTCAATCAGAGGCTCGGCTCCAAGCCCTGCAGGAGGCAGGCCTTACCCCGACACCACCCCCCAGTCTCAAAGAATTGCTCATCAAGGAGGTGCTGGACTAA
- the SNX21 gene encoding sorting nexin-21 isoform X5, translating to MHRGMQEGAMASRLLHRLRHALAGDGPGEAAASPEAEQFPESSELEDDDAEGLSSRLSGTLSFTSAEDDEDDEDEDDEEAGPDPLPLGDGTSGEDAERSPPPDGQRGSQLLARQLQDFWKKSRNTLAPQRLLFEVTSANVVKDPPSNSTPSP from the exons ATGCACCGTGGGATGCAGGAG GGTGCCATGGCCTCCCGGCTCCTGCACCGGCTGCGGCACGCCTTGGCCGGCGACGGCCCCGGGGAGGCGGCGGCCAGTCCAGAGGCCGAGCAGTTTCCAGAGAGCTCAGAGCTGGAGGACGACGACGCCGAGGGCCTGTCCTCCCGACTCAGCGGCACCCTCAGCTTCACCAGCGCCGAGGACGACGAGGACGACGAGGACGAGGACGACGAGGAGGCTGGCCCTGACCCGCTGCCCCTCGGGGACGGGACGTCAGGAGAAGACGCAG AACGGAGCCCCCCACCTGATGGGCAGCGGGGCAGTCAGCTCCTGGCACGGCAGCTGCAGGATTTCTGGAAGAAGTCCCGGAACACCTTGGCACCCCAGCGGCTGCTCTTCGAAGTGACCAGCGCTAACGTTGTCAAGGACCCGCCCTCCAA CTCTACACCCTCGCCGTGA
- the SNX21 gene encoding sorting nexin-21 isoform X4, translating to MHRGMQEGAMASRLLHRLRHALAGDGPGEAAASPEAEQFPESSELEDDDAEGLSSRLSGTLSFTSAEDDEDDEDEDDEEAGPDPLPLGDGTSGEDAERSPPPDGQRGSQLLARQLQDFWKKSRNTLAPQRLLFEVTSANVVKDPPSKYVQWGKCRGLQQELNETMDKKPLAVCLAL from the exons ATGCACCGTGGGATGCAGGAG GGTGCCATGGCCTCCCGGCTCCTGCACCGGCTGCGGCACGCCTTGGCCGGCGACGGCCCCGGGGAGGCGGCGGCCAGTCCAGAGGCCGAGCAGTTTCCAGAGAGCTCAGAGCTGGAGGACGACGACGCCGAGGGCCTGTCCTCCCGACTCAGCGGCACCCTCAGCTTCACCAGCGCCGAGGACGACGAGGACGACGAGGACGAGGACGACGAGGAGGCTGGCCCTGACCCGCTGCCCCTCGGGGACGGGACGTCAGGAGAAGACGCAG AACGGAGCCCCCCACCTGATGGGCAGCGGGGCAGTCAGCTCCTGGCACGGCAGCTGCAGGATTTCTGGAAGAAGTCCCGGAACACCTTGGCACCCCAGCGGCTGCTCTTCGAAGTGACCAGCGCTAACGTTGTCAAGGACCCGCCCTCCAAGTACGTG CAATGGGGAAAATGCAGAGGATTACAGCAGGAGTTAAATGAGACAATGGACAAAAAGCCCTTAGCAGTGTGCCTGGCATTATGA
- the SNX21 gene encoding sorting nexin-21 isoform X1 — protein MHRGMQEGAMASRLLHRLRHALAGDGPGEAAASPEAEQFPESSELEDDDAEGLSSRLSGTLSFTSAEDDEDDEDEDDEEAGPDPLPLGDGTSGEDAERSPPPDGQRGSQLLARQLQDFWKKSRNTLAPQRLLFEVTSANVVKDPPSKYVLYTLAVIGPGPPDCQPAQISRRYSDFERLHRNLQRQFRGPMAAISFPRKRLRRNFTAETIARRSRAFEQFLGHLQAVPELRHAPDLQDFFVLPELRQAQSLTCTGLYREALALWANAWQLQAQLGTPSGPDRPLLTLAGLAVCHQELEDPGEARACCEKALQLLGDKSLHPLLAPFLEAHVRLSWRLGLDKRQSEARLQALQEAGLTPTPPPSLKELLIKEVLD, from the exons ATGCACCGTGGGATGCAGGAG GGTGCCATGGCCTCCCGGCTCCTGCACCGGCTGCGGCACGCCTTGGCCGGCGACGGCCCCGGGGAGGCGGCGGCCAGTCCAGAGGCCGAGCAGTTTCCAGAGAGCTCAGAGCTGGAGGACGACGACGCCGAGGGCCTGTCCTCCCGACTCAGCGGCACCCTCAGCTTCACCAGCGCCGAGGACGACGAGGACGACGAGGACGAGGACGACGAGGAGGCTGGCCCTGACCCGCTGCCCCTCGGGGACGGGACGTCAGGAGAAGACGCAG AACGGAGCCCCCCACCTGATGGGCAGCGGGGCAGTCAGCTCCTGGCACGGCAGCTGCAGGATTTCTGGAAGAAGTCCCGGAACACCTTGGCACCCCAGCGGCTGCTCTTCGAAGTGACCAGCGCTAACGTTGTCAAGGACCCGCCCTCCAAGTACGTG CTCTACACCCTCGCCGTGATAGGCCCAGGGCCGCCAGATTGCCAGCCAGCCCAGATCTCTCGCCGTTACTCGGACTTTGAGCGGCTGCACCGAAACCTGCAGCGGCAATTCCGGGGCCCAATGGCTGCCATCTCCTTCCCCCGTAAGCGGCTGCGCCGGAATTTTACTGCAGAGACCATTGCCCGCCGTAGCCGGGCCTTTGAGCAGTTTTTGGGTCACCTGCAGGCAGTGCCTGAGCTGCGCCATGCCCCGGACCTGCAGGACTTCTTCGTGCTGCCGGAGCTGCGGCAGGCACAGAGCCTCACCTGTACTGGCCTCTATCGTGAGGCTCTGGCACTCTGGGCCAATGCCTGGCAGCTGCAAGCCCAGCTGGGCACCCCCTCTGGCCCAGACCGCCCCCTGCTGACCCTGGCTGGGCTGGCCGTGTgccaccaggagctggaagaCCCTGGGGAGGCCCGGGCATGCTGTGAGAAGGCCCTGCAGCTGCTTGGGGACAAGAGCCTCCACCCTTTGCTGGCACCCTTTCTGGAGGCCCATGTCCGGCTCTCCTGGCGCCTGGGCCTGGACAAACGTCAATCAGAGGCTCGGCTCCAAGCCCTGCAGGAGGCAGGCCTTACCCCGACACCACCCCCCAGTCTCAAAGAATTGCTCATCAAGGAGGTGCTGGACTAA